A window of Diabrotica virgifera virgifera chromosome 9, PGI_DIABVI_V3a contains these coding sequences:
- the LOC126891435 gene encoding uncharacterized protein LOC126891435, producing the protein MTKNDSWKSKSNICVYYLNTGGMRTKIQSFHQAPSCSCYDIVMIAETWLNSDYSDAEVGVPEYDIYRCDREVGLNTLKTRGGGVLIAAKKSLSIQKIIVPLVDSDIYQLYLTFKIKTQNFVIGCVYIPSPSPSQSYLRHCESVEYVYNNFSDSLFVLAGDYNLPQAKWGNDELGLTVTGTENESVSIVANCFSFHNFFQRNEILNNNGVSLDLVFSNLESINVTPAVDKIFENSLNHTAISFELVCEENLDFMNYEEYFYDFRNGDYFSINNYLASINWEGLFLSGTADSMVVIFYDIIYSLIEHFVPLKKYKISTFPSWFSSELRNLIVCKKQAHKQYKISNRQDDYDRFVALRNQCEILRADCQKQYLDRIQNNISDNPK; encoded by the coding sequence ATGACTAAAAACGACTCCTGGAAATCAAAATCAAACATATGTGTTTACTATCTCAATACTGGTGGTATGCGAACAAAAATACAGAGTTTCCATCAAGCTCCGAGTTGTTCCTGCTATGATATAGTAATGATTGCAGAGACATGGTTGAATTCGGATTATTCTGATGCTGAAGTTGGAGTTCCAGAGTATGACATTTATAGATGTGATCGTGAAGTGGGGTTAAACACTCTAAAGACGCGTGGAGGGGGTGTATTAATCGCAGCTAAAAAAAGCCTTTCTATCCAAAAAATCATAGTTCCTCTTGTTGACTCTGACATATATCAGTTATATCTAACATTTAAAATCAAAACTCAAAATTTTGTTATTGGCTGTGTATATATACCTTCTCCATCACCTTCTCAGTCTTATTTAAGGCATTGTGAATCTGTTGAAtatgtttataataatttttcagATAGTTTGTTTGTGTTGGCAGGTGATTACAACCTACCACAAGCTAAATGGGGAAATGATGAGCTGGGCTTGACAGTGACTGGCACTGAAAATGAGTCTGTAAGTATTGTAGCAAATTGCTTTAGTTTCCATAACTTTTTTCAAAGGAATGAGATTTTGAACAACAACGGAGTCTCATTGGACCTGGTTTTTAGTAATTTGGAATCTATTAATGTCACTCCGGCAGTAGATAAAATTTTTGAGAATAGCTTAAATCACACAGCTATCAGTTTTGAACTAGTGTGTGAAGAAAATCTTGATTTTATGAATTATGAGGAATATTTTTATGATTTCAGAAATGGTGACTacttttcaataaataattatttagcAAGTATAAATTGGGAGGGACTGTTTCTTAGTGGTACAGCTGATAGTATGGTGGTCATTTTTTATGATATAATTTACTCATTGATAGAACACTTTGTTCCACTTAAGAAATATAAGATCTCTACCTTTCCCTCTTGGTTCTCCTCAGAGCTGCGTAAcctaattgtatgtaaaaaacaGGCCCAcaaacaatataaaattagtaATAGGCAAGATGATTATGACCGTTTCGTGGCTTTAAGAAATCAGTGTGAAATTTTAAGAGCAGACTGTCAGAAACAGTATTTAGATAGGATACAAAACAATATTTCCGATAATCCAAAATAG